The genomic region GTTTAACCGAGCTTCGCCACCCTTCGCTCAGATGAAAGGCGAAGATGAGCCAGAGCCTGTCAAAGCCGCTCAGGTCCCGTATCGCTTCTTCGTCGAGCCACTCCTGTAGCTCCAGGGTGGCGATGGCAGGCTCGCCGGTGTGGGTGCCTTCGGTAACCGTGCCTTGGTGCGGTGCGTCGATGCGGCGTGAATAGGGGGATCTTAAAAGGCCGATGGGGCGGTACGTGAAACCTACGTCTTGGAACATATCAGGCGGTATCTCTCTTTGCTGCGATTTATCCAGGTGCAACCCACAAGCATTTGATGCCTGGGCCGTGTAGCGGGCTCGCAGTGTAGCACCTTTCCTCTCTCAGGGGTAGTGCAGATCAACGGCACGCACACGGATTTACCGGAAACAACGGATAACGGCAGGTTGATCTAAAGAAACACAACTAAAGATGTAAGGTTTTGCAGGAAGTTAATCTGCAGTTATCGTTTTTGTTTCCGCGTTAATCCGCGTGCGATGCAGTTGGGGTTTGACAACCGGCACATGCTGCTGATATACACGTCCCATGTACTATCCCTTCTCCAGCATATTACCCCCTCCCTCAGCCATTCTCGCCTAACCAGGGCAGTCTGGCCGGTTACACCCTCCAGTTCGCGTACTGCGTTCCCCACTAGGATTGCGCCTTACTGCCTTGATCTCAGATCGTTCCCTTTCACTGAGTTTCAAGGAGATTTCACATGCAGTCGATATACGCTGCCCGCGCCGAGTCGCGCCGCGGGCTCATTCTGATTATGCTCGCCGCAGTCCTTTGGGGGACTGTCGGTATTTCGACAAAAACCATCTACCGCGTGGCCGCGGCCGATCCTCTCTCGATCGGATTCTTCCGGCTCGCCATCTCCCTCCCGGTGCTGTTCCCGGTCTGCTGGGCCAGGCAGGGTAAAAAGATGCTGCAGGTTTCCCGTGGCGACCTGGGGCTGATGACGCTGATCGGGCTCCTGACCGCGCTGTATCAGGTCTGCTTCTTCGCTGCCATCGCGCGTACCGGGGTGGCTGTCGCGACAGTCGTCACCCTTTGTACGGCTCCGGTCATGGTTGCCGTCATCTCGGTCGCTGCTACCAGGAAGAGACCTTCCAGGCCGACCTTGGTGGCCTTGGTAGGTGCTCTTTCCGGCACGGCCGTCCTGGTTTTCTTTCAGGATCACTCCGCACTCTCCGGAGCGGATACCGGTGGCATCGTGCTTGCCCTGGTATCCGCCTTGAGCTATGGGCTGGTCACCCTTGCCTCGCAGAAACTGGCCGCGCGCTGCGACCCCTTTCAGTCCCTTGCCATCAGCTTCAGCATCGGCGCCGCGGTGCTATTCGGTTTCACTCAAGGGATGGCAGCGACTTATACGCCTTTGGCCTGGATGCTGCTCGTCTACCTTGGCACGATACCGACGGCTCTGGCCTACGTTCTCTTCTTCAAAGGGATGCGTTCCACTTCCGCAACAGCAGCCAGTATCAGCACGCTCCTGGAGCCTTTGGTGGCGACTTCGCTGGCCTGGATCCTCTTCGGGGAGCGTTTCACCCCTGTGGGGATTCTTGGCATTGCCTTACTGGGGGGATCTCTGCTGCTTTTGTACCTGGGTGCCAGGGCACCCGTGCGAAAGGCGGGTAGGGGGGCGGTGAGAACGGACTTTTCCTGATGACAATTGCATCGACCCCGGTGACTATAAGCACCGGGGTCGCTTTGGCAAGCAGTTCTGCCAGCTTCCGATTTTCAGTCTGTTATCTGTGACTCCTCAGATAGAGAACTTTGAAGAGCTCAAACCAGATGACGCTGAAAATACCTGCTGATAATGTTATGGCAACGTCCAGCGGATGAACTGCACCGAAGCGGAATACTTCTCTGGCCATAGGGACATTCAGCACAATTGTCAGAAACGTCACTGCCCCACCGGTGACCCACCATTGTGCAGAATTTGGCGCTTTCAGCAGGGTTCCCATGGTCGCCGACCAGGACCGATTGGTCATCATCAACCCTAGATTGGCGATGATCAGGGTCATGAAGGCTAGAGTACGCGCTTCGTATTCTCCCTGCCCACGGCCCAGGCAGACGCCAAAGACCGTGAGTAATACCAGTAGGACTCCAATCCCCTGAAGCGTGCTCAAAAACAGAACGCTCCGGTTGAAGAGAGGTTCATTGGGGTCGCGCGGGGGACGGTCCATTACCTCGGCCTCGGCCGGTTCAACTTCGTAGACGATGGAGCAGGCCGGATCGATGATCAGGTGGAGAAATGCGATATGGATCGGCATGAACAGAAGCGGCCAGTTGAAGAAGACCGGGATGAGCGACATGCCTGCGATAGGCACATGTATGGCCAGCAGGTAGGCCATAGCCTTCTTCAGATTGTCGAAGATCCGCCGTCCCATTTTGACCGCTCGGACGATAGAGGCGAAGTCATCGTCCAGAAGCACCATGTCTGATGCCTCCCGCGCCACGTCTGTCCCCCTCCCGCCCATGGCAATGCCGATATGCGCGGCTTTCAGCGCCGGGGCATCGTTGACTCCGTCGCCGGTCATAGCGACGATCTCGCCGTTAGCCTTGAGCGCCTGCACTAAACGCAGTTTCTGTTCAGGAACTACTCTGGCAAAAATATTGACAGTTCGAATTCGCTCACTTAATTCGGTCTCACCCATCTGATCTAATTCCTGGCCCGTTATCACTTGATCCAAATCCTTCAAGCCGATCTGCCGGGCAATGCTCTTTGCTGTGCCCGTATAATCGCCAGTGATGATCACCATCCTGATGCCAGCGCGGTAACAGTCGGCAAGGGCTGGCGCAACCGTGGGCCGCACCGGATCGGCCAGTCCGACCAGTCCAAGAAACTCGAAGGTGAAATCGTGCTGTTCCCCAGGAAGCCCTTTTTGCTGGAAGTTCGAGCGGGCCACCCCGAGTATGCGCAACCCGTCGTCGGCCATCCGGGTAACTGCACTCATCATTTCACCTTGTTGCTGCTCGTTGAAATGACAAAGGTCCGCCACAGCCTCAGGTGCCCCCTTGGCGGCGATTACGTACTCTTTTCCTGCCGGCGCCCGCCAGACATGGGACATGGCCAGCAGTGCCGGAGAAAGCGGATATTCCTTTTCCAGAGACCAGTCGCCGTGCAGATGTTCGGTGTGGGCAAGGTATGCCTCGCCGAACTCCTTGATTGCCCGCTCCATGGGGTCGAACGGGTCACGCTGGCTGGCAAGGATGCTGAATTCGACAAGGTCGTGGAAGATGTCCGGCGGAGGAGCGTTGCGAAAATCCCCGATCGGGCAGAAAATGCCGTTGGCGTGCAGGGCTGTGACGGTCATCCGGTTCTGGGTCAGAGTGCCGGTCTTGTCGACGCAGAGTACTGTGGCCGAACCGAGGGTCTCAACCACCGGCGACCGCCGGGTGAGGACCTGGGTACGGGAGAGCCGCCAGGCCCCCAAGGCGAGGAAGATGGTCAGGACCACCGGCAGTTCGTTGGGCATGACTGCCATGGCAAGGGTAAGCCCGGCCAGCACGCCGTCAAGCCAGGCTCCACGGGTAAGGCCATAGGTGACGATCAGGACGGCGCACAGTGCCATGACCACACTGGCGAGAAAGCGCACCAGCCGTCCAGTCTCCTGCTGGAGCAGGCTATCTTCGTCCGAGACCTCCTGCAACGCAATACCTATCCTGCCGATGGCGCTCTGCTTGCCGGTGGCGGTAACCCGTGCGATCCCCTGGCCGCTTACGACCAGTGAACCGGAAAACACGTACGGTATGTCGTCGCCACCCGGCGGAACTGAGGGCGTTGAAGCATCGCCCGGACGTTTCCGGACTGCCACCGATTCGCCGGTCAGCAGCGATTCATCAGTAGACAGGTTGGTGCAGTCGAGCACAAGGGCATCGGCGGGCACCCGGTCCCCCTCGGCAAGAATGACGATGTCGCCGCGAACCACCTCGCGACCGGCAATCCGTTTCTGGACTTCATCGCGAATTACCAAGGCACGGGGGCTGGAAAGGTCTCGGAGCGCTTCCAGGGCGCGCTCGGTTTTCCGCTCCTGGTAAAGGGTGATGCCCATGACGAAAAGAATGAAGGCCAAGAGCATCAGCGCTTCCTGCATGTCCCCGACCAACAGGTAGATAGCGCCGCAGGCGACTAGCAGCAGGAACATAGGTTCCCGCATGACGTCTAGGGCGATGCGGAGGTTGCCCCGTGGCCCCGAAGAAGGGAGCTCGTTTGGGCCCTCTTCCGCGAGAATCTGCGCCGCCTCCCCCGAGGTGAGCCCGGCAGAATTATGTCGTTCCATCAGCACAGCCATCCGGCCTCCAGATCTAGATTCTTTTGACGATCAGTTTGCCGTTGCGATTCCGCATGAACTCAGAGCCCCTTTGATTTTTTGTGCGGCACCACCGTACAACTCCTGGGCCTCTGCGTACTTCTTCCGGTATTCAAGCAGCAACATCGGATTCTTTTCAGCTGTGAAGCTCCTGAGGGCATCGAATGCTTCTCCATACGCCTTATAAGAAGCGATAAGCGCGTCCCGGCCGTCCCGCAACGATGCCTGCAACTCTGGAGGCAACTTTGCCGGGATAACGCTCTGCGTCAGTTCTGCACCTGTTTTCAGGCATTCACCCTTTGCCCGTCCTATGATGGCGGGCAGGTCTGCTGTGGCCTGCCCGCCGGAAATGGCATTCTTAATCTCTGTGACTGCAATCTTGACCGCCTTGTCCGCTATGTACTCTTTATCCAGCAGGTTTTTCTGAAAAGACAGCAGGCTTTCCCTCTCCGCTGGCGTCAGGGTTACTGCCGGCAGCTTCTTTGGCGCCTCTGATGGCTTCTCCTGGGAGCAGGCGATGATCGCCAGTGATACTATGACCAGTACGAGCTGTTTAATCATTCATTTGTCCTCTGCAATGTCAGTCAAATAGTTCGGACAGCCACGACTTTTTCCTGTGGTATCCATGCACCCCATGACCGTGGTCATCGTGGTGTTTGTCATGGTATTGCGGCCGGTACCCGTCTTGTTGTGGCTGCTGGCTGATGGTAGACTGCACGGTTTGCGGTTGAGAGCGCTCTATTATCTTGTCCAACTCCCCCCGATCAAGCCAAACTCCACGACAATCCGGGCAGTAGTCGATTTCCACACCCTGTCGCTCGGCGATCTTAAGGTCTACTCCTGTGCATACGGGACATTTCATGGTGGTATTTCTCCTTTGATTGATGAGGTTTGCTATGGCTACTAAGGCGTCAGATCTCTTCGCGAAATTGCCTCAACAGGCACCGTGCCCAGGCTAATTAGCTCGCCAGTACCCCAAATGCGACGTGGATCCATGACGATTGCAGGACCGGGCATTACGATCATGGCACTGCCGACGGCGACCAGCGTTTGACCAATGAAAGCGACGAAGAACCGCTTCAGCATGTTGAGCGATTTTGCCGGCATTACCGGTACCCCGAAGATCGGGGTTGAGCTGAATTCAGGCAGAAAGGGAACGGTTTTGTGGGGGGACGTATATTGGGTCGGGAAGTTGTGGAAGATAAGCAACGCGTGTGGGAATGTAGTTGGATGCGATTTCTGGGGAGTACGCGAGGCCTGAGAATTGCGAAATCTGGACAAAATCGGCACAACAGCAACTCGTTTCACAAAAGTCGGACTCGTGCTGAGTTGGGCACTGCTCTGAGGATTCCAGATGCAATTGCACACCTGATTTCGCCAGGGCGTGATCCGCAGTGCATGCATGAGCAAAACATGCAACCGGCGAAAGCAGCACAATCGTGATGAGAAATATTGCGGCTTGGATCTTGTACATGAGCGACATAATATCAAATCATGCCAAAAGAGCAACCTGTCAGGCGGAACCATCGCTGTACTTGATAAGGCAGAGATAAAAAAACCCGGCCGCAAAAGCCGGGTTTCTCAAGGCCCCCGCGAGAGCGGTGGCCGGCAATGTTCAGTTTTGGTTAAGGGTTGCGACGACGTTTCCCGTAGATCGCGAGGCTGAGAAGGCCAGCGCCCAGAAGGACCACGGTGCCCGGTTCCGGAACCGGGTTCGCGCCGTTCTCTCCGTCGTGGGAGAACGGTGCGAAGATGTATTTAGTGTGGTTTTTGCTTTCGATGTGGTCGTAAGCGTCGAAGTGCAGCCCGCTTGCGTAACCGGTGACGTCGACGTTGTACTTGTTGATCTGACCTGTGCCCTGGTCCGAAGTACCGTTGGTGTAATCGTAAATGGTGTCCGCATTGGAGGTGAAATCTCCCAGGAGGAAGGAGTACCAGCTGGTTCCCGGGCCCCAGGGCTCATGGGGCGCCAGCTTGCTGCCGTCACCCAAAAGAGGCACGGACCCGTCGCCGCCGCTATAAGCCGTCGCAAGGGGAGTGAGGCTGCCGGTAGGGGTGATGCTGATGGTTCCGGTCTCTCCGGTCGCGTATGCGGCGGCCAGGTACACGTCGGAGATCGGCTGGAACTTGGCGTTGCCGATCACCCACAGTTCGAAGCTGTTGCTGCTGATGACCCAGGTTTCGTCGGTATATGTCGCCCCTGGAATGTACAGCTGCAGGTTGGGGATAGCAAAAGCCTGCGTTGCTATCATGGTCAGCGCCAGCACAGTTGTCATTATGAATTTTTTCATGGCAGTTACCCTCACTCTAGTGGTTAATCAGATGCCCAGTATGTGCAGTAGCCGTGCCATAATGACAATCCGACTAGTACTGTGTGGTGCCTCTGTTGGACCTGTGGCAGAAACAGGCAAATTAGTTTGAAATCAGTGGAGAATTCGGGGGGCGCTGAAGTTTGAAGGTGTCGGCTGGAGCAGAAAAAACTAATGGTGACAGGCGAAGATCATCGTGGTTGTAAAAGAAACCGACACTGAGTTGTAAAGAGTTCCTGCTTGTCAGAAACACACATTCTTTACAATTTGTGTAAAAACATGCAGCCTTAGCATCCCTGGCACCGGAAACTGCCAGCTCGATGTAGATTTTGATTATGTCGGGTTTTTTTACAGCTGATGTCAGATGCGCCGGACCCGCACGGGGTTGGAGGTCAAAAGGAGTCGTGAATTGGAGGAGCGCGTGCGGTCTGCAAAAAATGCGAGTGTATTTTTGTGAAGTAAATGCTCTCCGCTCTAATCTGGATGCGTTCCATGGAAAACGGAACGCTTTGCCTGAAAAGTGGCCACGGGTTTGGAAAAAACGCGAACGGTTCCGGGAAAGGGGGGCGGGTTTTTCGTGAACTGATTCCGGTTTGACCCCAGGTAAATTCACTTCAGGCGAAGCTGCACTCATTTGCGCAAAAGGGCATACAGCTTAGGAGATACCGTTAAAGCTTTGTGGAATAAATGCACCGGTAGCTGCAAAAAGCACTCGATTCGCTTTAATCCGCATTCAGTTTCGGGAGAATTGAATCGGGGGCGGGAAGTTCCTGCAAAGTTCCTGACTCTTCATTCATACTTTTCTGAAGGATAGAGGCGAAATCTGGAAACCTGATCCGGTTCGGCCTTGGGTGTGAACGATTTGAGGACAAAAAAAGAACGCGGCTGCATCTTCCGGTGCGGCCGCGTCCCTGTTTCTATTCTCAGGGCTAAAGTGTCAAAGGACGATGATGTTGGCGGTCGGGGACCACTGGCTGGTTTTGCCGTCGATGTGGTACCTGACCCTGAAATACAGACGTTTGGCTGGTTCCAGCTCCTGGTATTCGATCCTCGATTTCTGGTGAATCCCCTGGCTGCTCCAGGACGATTCGTTGGAAGGGTCGTCCGTCATCTGCATTTCGAAGGGGATGGTATTCTTCGCCCGGCTTATCACCACGACGATGGAGCCGGAAACCGGCCCGGACGGACCCTGCACGTGTTTTGCCGTAACCACCGGGGTCTCGGCAAGCACGTTGACAGAGGATTTGCCCCCTTGCTGCCTTTGCTTCAGTTCAAGCCCGATGTTGTTCAACAGGCTTGGGTCTTTACGGTGCAAAGAGAGCATGGTGAGGTGCTGGGCGTTCATGGCGACCG from Citrifermentans bremense harbors:
- a CDS encoding cation-translocating P-type ATPase, coding for MAVLMERHNSAGLTSGEAAQILAEEGPNELPSSGPRGNLRIALDVMREPMFLLLVACGAIYLLVGDMQEALMLLAFILFVMGITLYQERKTERALEALRDLSSPRALVIRDEVQKRIAGREVVRGDIVILAEGDRVPADALVLDCTNLSTDESLLTGESVAVRKRPGDASTPSVPPGGDDIPYVFSGSLVVSGQGIARVTATGKQSAIGRIGIALQEVSDEDSLLQQETGRLVRFLASVVMALCAVLIVTYGLTRGAWLDGVLAGLTLAMAVMPNELPVVLTIFLALGAWRLSRTQVLTRRSPVVETLGSATVLCVDKTGTLTQNRMTVTALHANGIFCPIGDFRNAPPPDIFHDLVEFSILASQRDPFDPMERAIKEFGEAYLAHTEHLHGDWSLEKEYPLSPALLAMSHVWRAPAGKEYVIAAKGAPEAVADLCHFNEQQQGEMMSAVTRMADDGLRILGVARSNFQQKGLPGEQHDFTFEFLGLVGLADPVRPTVAPALADCYRAGIRMVIITGDYTGTAKSIARQIGLKDLDQVITGQELDQMGETELSERIRTVNIFARVVPEQKLRLVQALKANGEIVAMTGDGVNDAPALKAAHIGIAMGGRGTDVAREASDMVLLDDDFASIVRAVKMGRRIFDNLKKAMAYLLAIHVPIAGMSLIPVFFNWPLLFMPIHIAFLHLIIDPACSIVYEVEPAEAEVMDRPPRDPNEPLFNRSVLFLSTLQGIGVLLVLLTVFGVCLGRGQGEYEARTLAFMTLIIANLGLMMTNRSWSATMGTLLKAPNSAQWWVTGGAVTFLTIVLNVPMAREVFRFGAVHPLDVAITLSAGIFSVIWFELFKVLYLRSHR
- a CDS encoding choice-of-anchor N protein — encoded protein: MKKFIMTTVLALTMIATQAFAIPNLQLYIPGATYTDETWVISSNSFELWVIGNAKFQPISDVYLAAAYATGETGTISITPTGSLTPLATAYSGGDGSVPLLGDGSKLAPHEPWGPGTSWYSFLLGDFTSNADTIYDYTNGTSDQGTGQINKYNVDVTGYASGLHFDAYDHIESKNHTKYIFAPFSHDGENGANPVPEPGTVVLLGAGLLSLAIYGKRRRNP
- a CDS encoding PGPGW domain-containing protein, which encodes MPAKSLNMLKRFFVAFIGQTLVAVGSAMIVMPGPAIVMDPRRIWGTGELISLGTVPVEAISRRDLTP
- a CDS encoding TFIIB-type zinc ribbon-containing protein; its protein translation is MKCPVCTGVDLKIAERQGVEIDYCPDCRGVWLDRGELDKIIERSQPQTVQSTISQQPQQDGYRPQYHDKHHDDHGHGVHGYHRKKSWLSELFD
- a CDS encoding DMT family transporter, with amino-acid sequence MQSIYAARAESRRGLILIMLAAVLWGTVGISTKTIYRVAAADPLSIGFFRLAISLPVLFPVCWARQGKKMLQVSRGDLGLMTLIGLLTALYQVCFFAAIARTGVAVATVVTLCTAPVMVAVISVAATRKRPSRPTLVALVGALSGTAVLVFFQDHSALSGADTGGIVLALVSALSYGLVTLASQKLAARCDPFQSLAISFSIGAAVLFGFTQGMAATYTPLAWMLLVYLGTIPTALAYVLFFKGMRSTSATAASISTLLEPLVATSLAWILFGERFTPVGILGIALLGGSLLLLYLGARAPVRKAGRGAVRTDFS